GGCCAAAGTGAAGAAGGCGATGGAGTATGTCCATCAACGCCAGGCGGACACGATGAAGACGGTGCAGCAAAGCATGGCTTGAAGATGCCTGACGGGCTGGCGTTGGCTGAATACGCTCAGGCAGGACTTACGGTGCGTATTTAGAGCATCATGACTCCGTCTAAACGTTCCGCTTTGGCACTCTTCGCTTTTTTCCTGGTGACCTTCAGCGCTCCTATCTTGGGATCGCTGTGGATGCCAGGCGAGTGGTATGCTGCCCTTGAAAAGCCTTCTTGGAATCCGCCTTCATGGCTTTTTGGTCCGGTCTGGACTGTCTTGTACATCGTCATGGCGATTGCGGCATGGCTGGTGTGGAAAAAGGGTGAGTTTAAGTTTCAGGCAAAGCCCTTGACTTGGTATTTCATTCAGCTCGGCCTGAATGCGGCTTGGACACCGCTCTTTTTTGGAGCCCATGAATTACTCGCATCATTGGTGGTCCTTGCGGCTTTGTGGGTGGCGATTCTAATGACCGTTCTTTTGTTCCGTCCCGCGAGTTCGGTGGCCTCCAATTTGATGATCCCCTATCTCGCTTGGGTCACGTTTGCGTCGTCACTGAATTACGAAATCTGGCGTCTGAATCGTTAGCGAGAAACTGAACGGAGGGTCAAGATTGCCCCATCCAGTTTGCTTGGAGCTAGCGATAAAGAGGGTGTTAAAAGTTTCGAGTCACCCGAATGAAAACCGCCGGTCGGCGTTTCCTAGTTCTCGGCTTTTGACGCTCAGCCTCTATGAATCTTCATCAGCGTCTTGTGCCCCTGTCGTCATGCATGGCGAGAGTCCTTCTCGTGAGTTTGGCTCTCAATGGCTGCACAGCCACGCGGCCTGCCCGGGGTCCCACCGACCACGCTTTCATCCACTACTGGCCTGCTCCTGAAGGCAATCAAGCTTTGCGCTTGGCGGTCAAAGACTTCATTGATGTGAAAGGTTATGTGACCAGCGCCGGCTCAGAATACGTGGCTAAACACAATCCACCGGCCACCCGCGATGCCGAATGCCTGAAGATAGCTCGGGAGAGAGGCGTGCATATCGTTGGTAAAACCAATGCCAGTGAGTTTGGCGTGACGTCTTCGGGAGTGAATCCTTATTTCGGCACGCCTCGCAGCCCACTGACGGATCGGAAGCATCGGGTGATCTCGGGGGGATCCTCCAGCGGGTCAGCCGTTGCCGTGGCCACGAACTTAGCGGATGTGGCCTTTGGCACGGATACCGGAGGTTCGGTGCGCATCCCTGCAGCCTGCTGCGGCGTCTATGGTCTCAAAACCACGTTTGGATTGGTATCGCTCAAAGGGGTGTTCCCGATGTCGCCCAAGAATTTGGATACCGTGGGGCCCTTGGCCAAAAATATTCCCAACCTTGTGCGGGGGATGAGTCTTTTGAAACGCGGGTTTGAAAAGGAATATGCGGAAGCTGTGGCGGATAGACCGACCGGAAGGAACTTTACCGTAGGCCGCCTATATGTGGACGGCACCGATCCCGCTATTGATCAGGCTGTGGATGCTGCTTTGAAGAAGGCCGGGTTTAAAGTCATACGTCTCAACGAACGGTTCAAAGAAGCCTGGGATCAAGCTCAGAAAGATGGACTCACGATTGCGGTGGGAGACGCCTGGACGAATGATGATCAATACCGAAACAAACGGGGTGTATCAGCTGTGACAAAAGCCACCATTTTGTTAGGCCAAGTCGAGCATCTCACCGGTGGCTATGATCGGGCTTTGCAGAATCGCTCGTCTTGGCAGCGCTGGCTCCGTCGAACGTTTCAGCAGGTGGATATCATCGCTTTGCCAACTTTAAAGAAACAACCTCCGCCGATACCCAGATTCGGGGGGTCTGCGCTTTTTGAAGCCACGACCTTTGCATTGCAAAATACAGTGAGTTTCAATTTTTCCGGCAACCCTGCGTTGGCCATTCCGGTGCCCCTCAAAGAAGGAGAGATCCCGATGACTAGCTTGCAGCTTGTGGGTCCTCGCTTGAGCGAAGCAGAACTTTTGAACGCAGGGCGCATTGTGGCCTCCAAGCGTTTATGAACTTATTGGATGTTAGGCATGTGATTGCCGGTTTATGCTTTTCTTTCGCATTCTGCACGGGGACGCAGGCTCAAAATCAAAGTGCCCAAGATTGGGTGCAAGCGGGCCGTGTTTATGAGTCGAAGCTGGAGAGCCAAAGAGCTTTAGATTGCTATTTGCAAGCGGAGAGGCTGGCTCCCACAGATGCGGATCTTTTGGTAAATATTGCCCGTCAGTATCGGCATCTGATGGCTGATGCGAGGTCTGAAAAAGACAAGCTTCGTCTCGGAAATCAGGCTTTGGAATATGGATACCGTGCGGCTAAACTTGGACCTCAGAATTCCGACGCCCAACTCTCGGTCGCCATCAGTTACGGCAAAATGCTGCCTTTGCTGGGGGCGAAAGAGCAGGTCCAAAGCTCTAAACTCATTCGTCAAGGCGCTGAGCGAGCCATTCAACTCAATCCTCGCAATGATCTTGCGTGGCATATCTTAGGCCGATGGCATCGGAACGTCGCTGAGATCAGCGGGCTGAAACGCACGTTGGCAGCCCTCGTTTATGAAAAACTGCCTGAGGGGACTCATGCCGATGCGGTGAAATGTTTCACCAAGGCCATGGAGATCAATCCCAAACGGCTGATTCACTACATTGAGCTCGGGCGCACTTATGCGCAGATGGGGGAGCCCAGCGAAGCTCGACGCTTTTTAGCTAAAGGTCTGAAAATGCCAAGCGTGGAAAAGGATGATGAAGAATCAAAGGCGCTGGGTCGCAGCGTTTTGGCTAAACTTTAAGCCCATTCGCAAGGAGTTGAGCTAGCGCTTTGGCAGGTGCCTCATCCCAGAGCCTGAGTATAATGCTGTCCTGCCTGAGATGGCAATCCACAAAGGTTGCCATCGATGTAGAGATGATGCCAAAGCTGAGTGGCGACGACTGCCGCAAGACCTAACTCAATCGAAAGACGGGGTAACGAACCCGGCCGCATCTCCTGATAAGCGCGCCGCCAATGGCGAATGGCTTGGGGATCGAAATAGCCGGTCCTCTGCAAGGATTCTTCGCTAACAAGCTGCCGCACGTACTCGGGTTCAGGCTCCAGATGGAAGCTATCCAAAGGCGCTCGGAAGATGACCTTGCCGCGTTGATAAATGGAAGGCGGCAGCCAGCGCTCGGCCAGAAGGCGGAGCAGGTGCTTGTCACGGAAGCCGTGGAGCTTCCAGTCGGGGTGCAGTTTGGAGCAAAAGTCGAAGACTTCTTCATCCAGGAAGGGATAACGGACTTCGACCGAGGAGTGCATGGCCACGCGGTCGCCCTTAGCCTGGAGCAGATGCCCAGCAAGGGTGACACGTCCGGCAACCCAAATGCCCCGGTTGAGAGGATGCCACTTTTTAGCACGCTCCAGATTCAGCCCGAGGTCAGCCCAGGGGCTGGAATTGGCGAGAACACCTTGCATGGACTCGCCGTAAAAACGCAATCGGGACAGGCCTAACAAACCATAAGAATCAATCCAGGCGTTAGGGCCGCCGATCGTTTGCTCGATGTTTCGTCGAAACTGTTTCGGGAACTGCGGCACCTTACTCAATCGGAGGAAAGCTCGGCGTGCATAGTCGCTGAGACGCAATCCAGGGATGGCATCCAGATATCCGGCGAGTTTAGCCGCTTTATACCAGGGATAGCCGACAAGCCATTCGTCGGCACCTTCCCCCGTGAGGACCACCTTTTGACCGCAGGCATGGACTTTCTGCGCCAACTGAAGCAGGGAGGCACAAGACGTATCGATGACAGGGGCCTCGGCGGCTTTGATCAGGTCAGGATATGTATCAATGGCATCCTGATGATCGAATTGCTGCACGACAGGCGGTGGCGCCCCAATATGCTTGGCGACAAGACTGGCAGCACTCAGTTCATCTAGAGCTGGGTCATTTACCTGCACGGTGTACGTCGAGATGGACTTCCCACGCAGGTGGCACGCTAAGGCCAAGATCATGCTGGAGTCCACACCCCCGGAGAGATAGGAACCTACAGGCACGTCCGCTCGCAACCGTTTATCCACGGCGTTCAGCATGACTTGCTCGAAGGCATCCACCAGCTTCTGTTGATTCGGGTGCGGCTCTTCTTGACCCGCATCTGGGAAGTCCATTTCCCAATAGCGACGCTCTTGGATTGATGTCGTTCCGGTTCGGCCCCAGCCGGGTTTCACTTCGAGGAAGTGGGCTGGAGGCAGCATCTGAATGCCTTCGAAGCAGGTGATGGGGCCCGGTAACGCGGAAAAGGCAAAGATGTGATCGAGGCCTCGGCGATCCGGTTTTGCCGGCACGGCCCCTGATGCGAGCAAACTCTTGATTTCTGAAGCGAATAAGAGCCAGTCGCCCTGCCGGGTCCAGTAAAGCGGGCTGATCCCAAAGCGATCACGACCTAACAAAAGTTTCTGCTCACTTTCGTCCCAAAGAGCAATAGCAAACTGGCCACGCAATTTTTCGAAGACACCTTCAGCGCTTTCCTCCCAAAGATGAGGAATGATCTCGGTATCACAATGGGTAACAAGGGTATGCCCACGAGCCGCTAACTCAGCCCTCTTTTCGATATGATCGAATAATTCGCCATTGAAGACGACGGAGACC
Above is a window of Prosthecobacter debontii DNA encoding:
- a CDS encoding TspO/MBR family protein; this encodes MTPSKRSALALFAFFLVTFSAPILGSLWMPGEWYAALEKPSWNPPSWLFGPVWTVLYIVMAIAAWLVWKKGEFKFQAKPLTWYFIQLGLNAAWTPLFFGAHELLASLVVLAALWVAILMTVLLFRPASSVASNLMIPYLAWVTFASSLNYEIWRLNR
- a CDS encoding amidase, producing the protein MARVLLVSLALNGCTATRPARGPTDHAFIHYWPAPEGNQALRLAVKDFIDVKGYVTSAGSEYVAKHNPPATRDAECLKIARERGVHIVGKTNASEFGVTSSGVNPYFGTPRSPLTDRKHRVISGGSSSGSAVAVATNLADVAFGTDTGGSVRIPAACCGVYGLKTTFGLVSLKGVFPMSPKNLDTVGPLAKNIPNLVRGMSLLKRGFEKEYAEAVADRPTGRNFTVGRLYVDGTDPAIDQAVDAALKKAGFKVIRLNERFKEAWDQAQKDGLTIAVGDAWTNDDQYRNKRGVSAVTKATILLGQVEHLTGGYDRALQNRSSWQRWLRRTFQQVDIIALPTLKKQPPPIPRFGGSALFEATTFALQNTVSFNFSGNPALAIPVPLKEGEIPMTSLQLVGPRLSEAELLNAGRIVASKRL
- a CDS encoding tetratricopeptide repeat protein — protein: MNLLDVRHVIAGLCFSFAFCTGTQAQNQSAQDWVQAGRVYESKLESQRALDCYLQAERLAPTDADLLVNIARQYRHLMADARSEKDKLRLGNQALEYGYRAAKLGPQNSDAQLSVAISYGKMLPLLGAKEQVQSSKLIRQGAERAIQLNPRNDLAWHILGRWHRNVAEISGLKRTLAALVYEKLPEGTHADAVKCFTKAMEINPKRLIHYIELGRTYAQMGEPSEARRFLAKGLKMPSVEKDDEESKALGRSVLAKL
- the asnB gene encoding asparagine synthase (glutamine-hydrolyzing); this encodes MCGIAGVVDLVGQRPVPDEVIRRMSQALYHRGPDEEGFFVRPGLALASRRLSIVGLADGQQPMHNEAKTVSVVFNGELFDHIEKRAELAARGHTLVTHCDTEIIPHLWEESAEGVFEKLRGQFAIALWDESEQKLLLGRDRFGISPLYWTRQGDWLLFASEIKSLLASGAVPAKPDRRGLDHIFAFSALPGPITCFEGIQMLPPAHFLEVKPGWGRTGTTSIQERRYWEMDFPDAGQEEPHPNQQKLVDAFEQVMLNAVDKRLRADVPVGSYLSGGVDSSMILALACHLRGKSISTYTVQVNDPALDELSAASLVAKHIGAPPPVVQQFDHQDAIDTYPDLIKAAEAPVIDTSCASLLQLAQKVHACGQKVVLTGEGADEWLVGYPWYKAAKLAGYLDAIPGLRLSDYARRAFLRLSKVPQFPKQFRRNIEQTIGGPNAWIDSYGLLGLSRLRFYGESMQGVLANSSPWADLGLNLERAKKWHPLNRGIWVAGRVTLAGHLLQAKGDRVAMHSSVEVRYPFLDEEVFDFCSKLHPDWKLHGFRDKHLLRLLAERWLPPSIYQRGKVIFRAPLDSFHLEPEPEYVRQLVSEESLQRTGYFDPQAIRHWRRAYQEMRPGSLPRLSIELGLAAVVATQLWHHLYIDGNLCGLPSQAGQHYTQALG